One window of Dyadobacter sandarakinus genomic DNA carries:
- a CDS encoding helix-turn-helix domain-containing protein: protein MTHTTSNPKIHEGRNLKRFREMLGIKQDAFAFELGEDWNQQKVSLLEQKEKIDANILDQVAAVLKIPAAAIQQFEEEKAINIITNTFNNHDQSNGMNIYPTINQHPVDRIIQFHEEKIALYERMLREKDEMMLMLKELIERK from the coding sequence ATGACACATACTACCTCAAATCCAAAAATCCACGAAGGCCGCAATCTCAAACGTTTCCGCGAAATGCTCGGCATTAAGCAAGATGCATTTGCATTTGAGCTCGGCGAAGATTGGAATCAGCAGAAAGTCTCACTGCTTGAACAAAAAGAGAAGATTGATGCGAACATTTTAGATCAGGTTGCCGCAGTTCTCAAAATTCCAGCTGCGGCAATTCAGCAGTTTGAAGAAGAAAAAGCTATTAATATCATTACCAACACCTTTAACAATCACGATCAGTCAAATGGGATGAATATTTACCCGACGATCAATCAACATCCTGTCGACAGGATTATCCAGTTTCACGAGGAAAAAATCGCATTGTACGAGCGAATGCTGAGAGAGAAAGATGAGATGATGCTAATGTTGAAGGAGTTGATTGAGAGAAAGTAA
- a CDS encoding isopenicillin N synthase family dioxygenase yields the protein MEPALLDEVPSLDLAHFTSGDEEKKRQFVADLGAAFTNIGFVAIKNHGLSDELREKLYSAAQTFFSQPEHLKRKYEFPELFGQRGYISKGKETAKGFKVADLKEFYHVGQPEPVGSMPHNVFPEEVPEFETYTLQVYRTFEDTGKTLLRAIAIYLNLPEDYFEEKVRNGDSLLRALHYFPIPNPELVPEGAVRAAAHGDINLITLLMGASAEGLEVLRHDGKWIAITALPDQIVVNVGDMLDRLTNHKLKSTIHRVVNPPREKMGTSRYSIPFFMHPRADMNLASLESCISPEYPKLYTDMTAGEFLDERLRELGLKK from the coding sequence ATGGAACCAGCGTTGCTTGATGAGGTACCATCATTGGATTTGGCGCATTTCACTTCCGGTGATGAAGAGAAAAAAAGACAATTTGTAGCCGACCTCGGTGCGGCTTTTACGAATATTGGATTTGTGGCGATCAAAAACCATGGTCTGAGTGATGAGCTGCGTGAAAAGCTTTACAGTGCGGCGCAAACATTTTTTTCCCAACCAGAACATCTCAAAAGAAAATACGAATTCCCTGAGCTGTTTGGGCAGCGGGGTTATATCAGCAAAGGAAAAGAAACCGCAAAAGGCTTTAAAGTTGCGGATTTAAAAGAGTTTTATCACGTCGGCCAGCCCGAGCCAGTTGGCAGTATGCCGCACAATGTGTTTCCCGAGGAAGTACCCGAGTTTGAAACCTACACCCTGCAGGTATACCGTACTTTTGAAGATACGGGTAAAACGCTGCTGCGTGCCATCGCCATTTACCTGAACCTGCCGGAGGATTATTTTGAAGAAAAGGTCCGGAATGGCGACAGCCTGCTCCGTGCCCTGCATTATTTCCCTATCCCGAATCCTGAACTCGTCCCGGAAGGCGCGGTACGTGCGGCGGCTCATGGAGATATCAACCTCATTACTTTGCTCATGGGCGCCAGTGCCGAAGGTCTGGAAGTGTTGCGCCACGACGGCAAATGGATTGCGATAACAGCCCTGCCCGACCAGATTGTTGTCAATGTGGGTGATATGCTCGACCGGCTGACGAACCACAAGCTCAAATCAACCATTCACCGGGTAGTAAATCCGCCCCGCGAAAAAATGGGCACATCGCGGTACAGCATACCGTTTTTCATGCACCCGCGGGCAGACATGAACCTCGCCAGTCTGGAAAGCTGCATCTCGCCCGAGTATCCCAAGTTGTACACCGATATGACGGCAGGGGAATTTCTGGACGAAAGATTAAGGGAACTGGGATTAAAGAAATAA
- a CDS encoding M16 family metallopeptidase, which yields MKKILFILFTAISFTAVAQQNFQVPKYEKFKLKNGLTIYLMEQHEVPLVNVSAVFDAGSINDGDRYGLASLTADALVFGTKKYTKPQIEEMTDFMGADLNTYASKDAAGLTASFAAKDQEKMLDLIQQVLLYPVFDQTEFDKHKQRTLLQLTQQKESPRTVIGNYFNAFMFKSFPYATPGGGTRPTVEKITAADVKTFYQNNYTTGRGAIAVVGDFKTADMKKKLTTLFGSWKTADYRLVKRVAPDLDFDKSRVLLVNKDDARETTFMIGGKGIDFNSADYVPVMVINTILGGRFTSWLNDALRVNSGLTYGARSQFSRYKYAGTFLISTFTKNATTMPAIDMALGVLDSLHKTGINEEILASAKAYVKGDFPPEYESAGALARLLTDMYVYNFDESYINTFQAKVDGLTTARAREIIDTYFPKDKLQFVLIGKADEIREGAKKYGEVTEKQIKADGF from the coding sequence ATGAAAAAAATACTTTTTATACTTTTCACGGCTATTTCCTTTACTGCCGTCGCCCAGCAAAACTTCCAGGTTCCCAAATACGAGAAGTTCAAGCTGAAAAACGGGCTGACCATTTACCTGATGGAACAGCATGAAGTGCCTCTTGTCAATGTATCGGCTGTTTTTGATGCAGGATCCATCAATGATGGCGACCGGTACGGACTGGCGAGTCTCACGGCGGATGCGCTTGTGTTTGGTACTAAAAAATACACCAAGCCCCAGATCGAGGAAATGACCGACTTCATGGGTGCTGACCTCAATACCTATGCGTCCAAGGATGCGGCGGGACTTACAGCTTCATTTGCAGCAAAAGATCAGGAGAAAATGCTGGATCTCATTCAGCAGGTGCTGCTTTACCCGGTATTTGATCAAACCGAATTTGACAAACATAAGCAGAGAACATTGTTACAGCTGACGCAGCAGAAGGAAAGCCCTAGGACGGTGATTGGCAACTACTTCAATGCATTTATGTTCAAAAGCTTTCCGTATGCTACACCAGGTGGCGGCACGCGGCCGACGGTGGAAAAGATCACTGCCGCCGATGTAAAAACATTTTACCAGAACAACTACACAACTGGCCGCGGTGCGATTGCGGTAGTAGGCGACTTTAAAACTGCCGATATGAAAAAGAAGCTGACCACGCTTTTCGGATCGTGGAAAACGGCGGATTACCGTCTGGTGAAACGTGTAGCTCCTGACCTTGATTTTGACAAAAGCCGTGTGCTGCTGGTAAACAAAGACGATGCACGGGAAACTACTTTTATGATCGGGGGAAAGGGTATTGACTTCAACTCAGCCGATTACGTACCGGTGATGGTGATCAACACCATTCTTGGCGGACGGTTTACATCCTGGCTCAATGATGCATTGCGCGTTAACTCGGGCCTTACTTACGGCGCACGAAGCCAGTTCAGCAGGTACAAATACGCAGGAACCTTCCTGATCAGCACTTTTACAAAAAACGCTACAACCATGCCTGCTATCGATATGGCACTCGGCGTGCTCGACAGCCTGCATAAAACGGGCATCAATGAGGAAATCCTTGCCTCGGCAAAGGCTTATGTCAAAGGCGACTTTCCTCCTGAGTATGAGTCTGCCGGCGCACTCGCCCGATTGCTGACGGATATGTATGTCTATAATTTTGACGAATCCTACATTAATACATTCCAGGCAAAAGTGGACGGACTGACCACGGCCCGTGCCCGCGAAATTATTGATACCTATTTTCCCAAAGACAAACTGCAGTTTGTCCTGATTGGGAAGGCCGACGAGATTCGGGAGGGTGCAAAAAAGTACGGGGAAGTAACTGAAAAGCAGATCAAAGCTGACGGTTTTTAG
- a CDS encoding glycoside hydrolase family 3 N-terminal domain-containing protein has product MKILASLLLFLLVNSTLSIAQITTPPAFLRQNRQWVDSVFATLSPDERIAQLIMVAAVSDVKRAVIDPKTSNPAAVEKLIRENKVGGVVFFQGGPVPQARLTNHYQSVSKVPLLIAMDAEFGLAMRIDSTVRYPYQMTLGAIQGNNQLIYEMGSQLATQARRLGVHINFAPVADVNNNPNNPVISFRSFGENKYKVAEKAVAYMRGMQESGLLTSAKHFPGHGDTGTDSHFDLPVITHDRNRIDSLELYPFKALMNNGLSGVMIAHLSIPALDKTPNLPSTLSKPIVSDLLKSELGFQGLIYSDAMNMKGVTKFFPDGKADAMGLEAGMDVLEFTEDVNKSIAEIKKSIAAGRITQAEIDFRCRKVLEAKAWAGLNHYKPVVMDRLYEDLNPKEAELTNRLLTEKALTVLKNENNLLPLRNLDTLKIASVSLGADTVTTFQKTLGLYTTIDHYYLPAKATDAQAADLKSKLGNYNLLLVGVHLGSVSPKTNYGLTDPMRMVLKDLTASGKAVVSVFGNPYALNKMDHPELAKGLVMAYQSTTYTQDLSAQLIFGAIPGEGKLPVTVNADFPYNAGMETPAIGRLKYTIPEELGMDSEVITFKIDSIAKLAITQKATPGCVVQLAKDGKVFFRKAYGKHTYEGPETVQLNDLYDLASVTKITASTLALMSLWDQKKFDLDATMKDYLPDFEKSNKADLPWRKVLTHSARLKAFIVLWKEAQNPDGSWKKKTFSTKQSKKYPISVVDDSLYIFKDYDKTIFKSIRDSPLNEKEGYVYSDLSFILYPQIVKRLTGEDFESYLKNHYYHKLGANTLTFNPKRFYKLEDIVPSERDTFFRMTQLHGQVHDEAAAMLGGLSGHAGLFGTSNDVMKVWQMYLQQGYYGGEQVLSKDALIEFTRYQYPETGSRRGIGFDKPTFKYSGNAPRYASPSSFGHTGYTGIMTWADPAWKLNYVFLSNRVYPTRENNKISSLNIRTAIMDVVYQELLKK; this is encoded by the coding sequence ATGAAAATCCTTGCCTCCTTACTCCTATTTCTCCTGGTAAACAGTACCCTTTCTATTGCCCAAATAACCACTCCCCCAGCCTTCCTGCGACAAAACCGGCAGTGGGTAGACTCGGTATTTGCGACGCTTTCACCGGATGAGCGCATTGCGCAGCTGATCATGGTGGCGGCAGTTTCGGATGTAAAAAGGGCGGTGATTGATCCCAAAACGAGCAATCCCGCAGCCGTAGAAAAGCTGATCCGCGAGAATAAAGTGGGCGGAGTCGTTTTCTTTCAGGGTGGACCGGTGCCTCAGGCCCGATTGACAAACCACTATCAATCCGTCTCAAAAGTACCCTTACTGATTGCTATGGATGCCGAGTTCGGGCTGGCAATGCGGATTGACAGTACTGTAAGATATCCTTATCAAATGACGCTTGGTGCGATCCAGGGCAATAATCAGCTGATTTATGAAATGGGCTCCCAACTGGCCACACAGGCACGCCGGCTGGGCGTTCACATCAACTTCGCACCGGTAGCCGATGTGAATAACAATCCCAATAACCCGGTGATCAGCTTCCGGTCTTTTGGTGAAAACAAATATAAAGTAGCTGAAAAAGCAGTAGCCTACATGCGCGGAATGCAGGAAAGCGGCCTGCTCACGAGCGCCAAACATTTTCCGGGACATGGTGATACGGGTACCGATTCGCATTTTGACCTACCCGTCATCACGCACGATCGCAACAGAATTGACTCGCTGGAACTGTATCCATTTAAAGCTTTGATGAACAATGGATTGAGCGGCGTAATGATTGCTCACCTCAGCATTCCGGCACTTGACAAAACACCCAATTTACCTTCAACCTTATCCAAGCCCATTGTATCGGACCTGCTCAAAAGCGAGCTGGGCTTCCAGGGACTGATCTACTCCGATGCAATGAACATGAAAGGTGTTACCAAGTTTTTCCCCGACGGAAAAGCCGACGCCATGGGGCTGGAAGCTGGTATGGATGTACTGGAATTTACAGAGGATGTGAATAAATCCATTGCAGAGATCAAGAAAAGCATTGCTGCGGGCCGCATTACGCAGGCTGAAATTGATTTCCGCTGCCGCAAGGTACTGGAAGCCAAAGCCTGGGCAGGACTGAACCACTACAAGCCGGTCGTGATGGATCGCCTCTACGAAGACCTGAACCCTAAGGAAGCCGAGCTTACCAACAGGCTGCTGACCGAAAAAGCATTGACTGTCCTGAAAAATGAAAACAACCTGCTTCCGCTCCGCAACCTTGATACCCTGAAAATAGCTTCGGTTTCGCTGGGTGCCGATACCGTCACCACTTTTCAGAAAACACTCGGACTTTATACAACTATTGATCACTACTATCTCCCTGCAAAGGCTACGGACGCGCAGGCTGCTGACTTGAAATCAAAGTTGGGGAACTACAACCTGCTGCTGGTGGGTGTGCACCTGGGGAGCGTATCGCCCAAAACAAATTACGGACTTACCGACCCGATGCGGATGGTACTAAAAGACCTTACAGCATCAGGAAAGGCGGTCGTATCGGTATTTGGCAATCCGTATGCATTGAACAAAATGGATCACCCCGAGCTGGCAAAAGGCCTTGTAATGGCTTATCAGTCCACTACCTACACACAGGACCTTTCGGCTCAGCTGATTTTTGGTGCGATACCGGGAGAGGGAAAGTTGCCGGTAACGGTCAATGCTGACTTTCCCTACAATGCCGGAATGGAGACGCCCGCAATTGGCCGCCTCAAATACACCATTCCCGAAGAACTGGGCATGGATTCAGAGGTAATTACCTTTAAAATCGACTCTATTGCCAAGCTGGCCATCACCCAGAAAGCAACCCCGGGCTGCGTGGTGCAGCTGGCCAAAGATGGAAAGGTGTTTTTCAGGAAAGCTTACGGAAAGCATACCTATGAAGGACCTGAAACCGTGCAGCTCAATGACCTGTACGACCTGGCATCTGTAACTAAAATCACTGCTTCTACCCTGGCGCTCATGAGTCTCTGGGATCAGAAAAAGTTTGATCTTGATGCTACAATGAAAGATTATCTGCCTGATTTTGAAAAGTCCAACAAGGCTGATCTTCCCTGGCGGAAGGTACTCACCCACAGTGCCCGGCTGAAAGCATTTATTGTACTCTGGAAAGAAGCGCAGAACCCGGACGGAAGCTGGAAGAAGAAAACATTCAGCACCAAACAGTCCAAAAAGTATCCCATTTCCGTGGTGGACGACAGCCTGTATATTTTCAAGGATTATGATAAAACGATTTTCAAATCGATCCGCGACTCTCCCCTGAATGAAAAAGAGGGCTATGTGTACAGTGACCTTTCATTTATCCTGTATCCTCAGATTGTCAAGAGGCTGACCGGTGAAGATTTTGAAAGCTACCTCAAAAACCATTACTACCACAAGCTGGGAGCGAATACATTAACCTTCAATCCCAAGCGTTTTTACAAGCTGGAAGACATTGTGCCAAGCGAGCGCGACACGTTTTTCCGGATGACCCAGCTGCATGGCCAGGTGCATGATGAGGCTGCCGCAATGCTCGGCGGACTGAGCGGTCATGCCGGATTATTCGGAACTTCCAATGATGTGATGAAAGTGTGGCAGATGTATCTGCAGCAGGGGTACTACGGAGGCGAGCAGGTGCTTTCCAAAGATGCGTTGATCGAATTTACCCGGTACCAGTATCCCGAGACCGGCAGCCGCAGGGGTATCGGATTTGACAAGCCGACATTTAAATATTCCGGGAATGCACCGCGCTATGCCAGCCCGTCGAGCTTCGGGCATACGGGCTACACCGGCATTATGACCTGGGCTGATCCTGCGTGGAAGCTGAACTATGTTTTTCTTTCAAACCGGGTTTATCCGACCCGTGAGAACAACAAGATTTCATCGCTGAATATCCGCACGGCCATCATGGATGTGGTGTACCAGGAATTACTTAAAAAGTAA
- a CDS encoding S66 peptidase family protein, protein MSEIKFPPFLQPGDRVGIVAPASAVQYDDLIPGIELLRSWGLEVVEGATLKSHFHQFSATDEARQQELQDMLDDPSIHAIMAARGGYGCSRIVDKLDFTHFQKHPKWIVGFSDLTVLLSHIYNLGYAGIHGPMAKSITAFGSSLAAESVGQMLFGELPAYAVSAHPLNRFGTATAEVVGGNLCILAHLLGSGTEVDTKGKILFIEDIHEYLYNLDRMMIQLKRAGKLEQLAGLIVGQFTDMKDNSDPDFGKSTYEIVHEHVSQYSYPVCFDFPVGHVGDNRAMGIGMTADFTVGERVAELTFLTSSSTII, encoded by the coding sequence ATGAGCGAGATCAAGTTTCCGCCGTTTTTACAACCCGGTGATCGGGTCGGTATTGTCGCACCTGCAAGTGCTGTACAATATGACGACCTTATTCCGGGCATCGAGCTGCTCCGCTCGTGGGGCCTGGAAGTAGTGGAAGGAGCTACTTTAAAAAGCCATTTTCATCAGTTTTCGGCTACGGACGAAGCGCGGCAGCAAGAGCTGCAGGACATGCTGGACGATCCGTCGATCCACGCGATTATGGCGGCACGGGGTGGTTACGGATGCTCACGGATTGTAGACAAACTGGACTTTACGCATTTTCAGAAACATCCCAAATGGATTGTCGGATTCAGTGACCTTACGGTACTGCTGTCCCATATTTACAACCTGGGCTACGCCGGCATTCACGGCCCGATGGCCAAGTCGATAACTGCATTTGGAAGCAGCCTTGCGGCAGAGTCGGTCGGTCAGATGCTTTTTGGTGAGCTTCCCGCCTATGCTGTAAGTGCGCACCCGCTCAACCGTTTCGGCACTGCAACTGCCGAAGTCGTAGGCGGGAATCTTTGCATCCTGGCGCACCTGCTTGGGTCAGGTACGGAAGTTGATACAAAGGGGAAAATTCTTTTTATAGAGGACATTCATGAATACCTCTATAACCTGGACCGCATGATGATCCAACTCAAACGCGCCGGCAAGCTCGAACAGCTGGCAGGGCTGATTGTAGGCCAGTTTACCGATATGAAAGATAACAGCGACCCGGATTTTGGCAAGAGTACCTACGAGATCGTGCACGAGCATGTTTCGCAATACTCCTACCCCGTTTGCTTTGATTTTCCCGTGGGTCACGTGGGTGACAACCGGGCGATGGGCATTGGTATGACTGCTGATTTCACGGTTGGCGAGCGCGTCGCTGAACTGACATTTCTGACCTCCTCATCTACAATTATCTGA
- the chrA gene encoding chromate efflux transporter yields MDILLLSLTAFGGPQVHLMMMIERLVRKRRYITEEELLELQALCQVLPGPSSTQTVTAIGLKIGGQPLAYLSLLVWSLPAMVLMTLAAIGIHYLEKNNISLGFTRFVGPMAVAFLIYGAYMIARKVVHNHLGWSLLILSTIVAHFYPSPYMTPVLIVSGGVAASLNFRKHEKMERGPIRIKWRPIIFWISVLIAAAVIGKITNSLPVRLFENFYRNGSLVFGGGQVLIPLLYNEFVEFKHYLTEQEFLAGMALTQVVPGPVFSIATFVGSTSMQSDGIAGQMLGGFVSTAGIFLPGTFFIFFAYPVWDQLKRYRGIRASLEGIHAASCGLTIAAAVSLFQPMASSPQPLITAIITLLVIAFAKIPSYLIILAGLVLGLVF; encoded by the coding sequence ATGGACATTCTTTTGCTGTCGCTTACAGCATTCGGAGGTCCGCAGGTACATTTGATGATGATGATCGAGCGGCTTGTCAGGAAGCGCCGGTACATTACGGAAGAAGAACTGCTCGAACTTCAGGCACTCTGCCAGGTACTTCCCGGACCCAGCTCCACGCAGACGGTTACTGCCATCGGGCTGAAAATCGGCGGACAGCCGCTGGCTTATCTTAGCCTGCTGGTATGGTCACTGCCGGCCATGGTGCTCATGACCCTGGCGGCAATCGGTATTCATTATCTTGAAAAAAATAACATATCCCTGGGTTTCACGCGGTTTGTGGGACCGATGGCTGTGGCATTCCTGATTTACGGCGCTTACATGATCGCCCGCAAGGTAGTGCATAATCACCTGGGCTGGTCGCTGCTGATCCTGTCTACCATCGTGGCGCACTTCTACCCTTCTCCCTATATGACACCCGTCCTGATTGTGTCCGGAGGCGTGGCGGCTTCACTTAATTTCAGGAAACATGAAAAGATGGAGCGCGGGCCCATCCGCATCAAGTGGCGGCCCATCATTTTCTGGATTTCGGTGCTGATTGCCGCGGCAGTGATCGGAAAGATTACCAATTCGCTTCCGGTCAGACTTTTTGAAAACTTCTACCGCAACGGAAGTCTTGTTTTCGGGGGCGGTCAGGTGCTGATTCCGTTATTATATAATGAGTTTGTAGAGTTCAAGCATTACCTCACGGAGCAGGAATTTCTGGCAGGTATGGCGCTGACACAGGTAGTACCGGGGCCGGTTTTTTCCATTGCAACGTTTGTAGGAAGTACTTCCATGCAGTCCGACGGCATTGCCGGACAAATGCTGGGCGGGTTTGTATCTACTGCGGGCATCTTTCTGCCGGGCACATTCTTCATCTTTTTCGCCTACCCGGTTTGGGACCAGCTGAAACGATACCGGGGGATCCGGGCCTCGCTGGAAGGCATTCATGCTGCGAGCTGTGGGCTTACGATCGCTGCGGCCGTGTCGCTTTTCCAGCCCATGGCCAGTTCGCCCCAGCCGCTGATCACTGCCATCATTACTTTGCTGGTGATTGCATTTGCCAAAATACCCTCCTATCTGATTATCCTGGCTGGCCTGGTACTGGGGCTGGTGTTTTGA
- a CDS encoding DUF721 domain-containing protein, whose product MAQHYRFDKEKASRRPGVTPLKDAINQMLERYSLRNRFDQSYVAAHWDQIMGTAIASRTRSVYIKEGVLFLQIESAPLRNELLRAKSKIIELINKDMGSNLVHDVVFV is encoded by the coding sequence ATGGCACAGCACTACCGGTTTGATAAAGAAAAAGCATCGCGCCGACCTGGCGTTACCCCGTTGAAAGATGCGATCAACCAGATGCTTGAGCGGTACAGTCTCCGTAACCGGTTTGACCAGTCTTACGTTGCTGCGCATTGGGACCAGATCATGGGTACTGCCATTGCATCCCGCACCCGGTCTGTGTATATCAAGGAAGGCGTTTTGTTTCTGCAGATAGAATCAGCACCCCTGCGCAATGAGCTGCTTCGTGCCAAATCAAAAATCATTGAGCTGATCAACAAAGACATGGGCAGCAACCTCGTGCACGACGTAGTCTTTGTATGA
- a CDS encoding sugar phosphate isomerase/epimerase family protein, translating into MKQIFKLLCLAIGTLVCQQSFGQGKAVYTNPIGLQAYTFRGSWDKGIEATLDTIKSLGVTEMEGGPIKGMTTAELRKQLDKRGIKMVSIGADYVKLAESSAQTIQDAKALGAKYVMVAWIPHKGKFDLETAKKAVADFNKAGKELKAAGIELTYHNHGYEFEPYEDGTLFDYLVKNTNPEYVNFEMDVLWTAFPGQDPAALLLKYPTRWKLMHLKDLKKGVEGNLSGGTPTTNDVALGTGQIDIPATLKAAKKVGIKHYFIEDESPSYLKQIPVTIAYIKGIKE; encoded by the coding sequence ATGAAGCAAATTTTTAAACTACTCTGCCTTGCGATAGGCACCCTTGTCTGCCAGCAGAGCTTTGGCCAGGGCAAGGCGGTATATACCAATCCAATTGGTTTACAAGCTTATACATTCCGCGGCAGCTGGGATAAAGGCATTGAGGCTACATTAGACACCATCAAATCACTGGGAGTGACGGAAATGGAAGGCGGCCCGATTAAAGGCATGACAACCGCGGAGCTCCGCAAGCAGCTCGATAAGCGGGGTATCAAAATGGTGTCCATCGGTGCAGATTATGTCAAACTCGCCGAAAGTAGTGCGCAAACCATCCAGGATGCCAAAGCGCTGGGTGCCAAATACGTGATGGTAGCCTGGATTCCTCACAAAGGAAAGTTTGACCTGGAAACGGCAAAGAAAGCAGTAGCCGATTTCAACAAGGCCGGAAAAGAATTGAAAGCGGCCGGCATTGAGCTGACCTACCATAATCACGGCTACGAGTTTGAGCCGTATGAAGATGGTACCCTTTTCGACTATCTCGTCAAAAATACCAATCCTGAATACGTCAACTTCGAAATGGACGTACTCTGGACAGCATTTCCGGGCCAGGACCCGGCCGCACTGCTGCTGAAATATCCGACCCGCTGGAAACTTATGCACCTGAAAGACCTCAAAAAAGGCGTGGAAGGTAATTTGTCCGGTGGCACCCCTACTACCAACGACGTAGCCCTCGGTACCGGCCAGATCGACATCCCTGCAACATTAAAAGCTGCAAAAAAAGTAGGCATCAAGCATTACTTTATTGAGGATGAGAGTCCTTCATACTTGAAGCAGATTCCGGTGACGATCGCTTATATAAAGGGAATTAAGGAGTAA
- a CDS encoding SDR family oxidoreductase: protein MTAFKDKVVWITGASSGIGEALALAFAEEGAKLVLTARREAELQRVKNKTGLPDHHVLIIPMDVTDFEKAAPAAEQVIGHFGRIDIMVHNAGISQRSYIQDTDFEVYRKLMDVNFFSTVALTKAILPHMVAQKSGHFVVISSVAGKIGTIMRSGYNAAKHAVIGFYDSLRAEGYKDNIQVTTVLPGYIKTNISLNALNAAGDKFGKMDRNQQNGIPAEECAERILQAVKNNKREIYIGGFREVAGLYMKRFFPGFVFNQVRKDVPE, encoded by the coding sequence ATGACAGCCTTTAAAGACAAGGTAGTATGGATAACCGGTGCCTCTTCGGGCATTGGAGAGGCGCTCGCACTTGCTTTTGCAGAAGAAGGTGCAAAGCTTGTACTTACGGCCAGACGTGAAGCTGAGCTGCAAAGGGTTAAAAACAAGACCGGCCTGCCGGACCATCATGTGCTGATCATCCCCATGGATGTGACGGATTTTGAAAAAGCCGCCCCGGCAGCGGAGCAGGTGATCGGTCATTTCGGACGTATCGATATCATGGTGCACAATGCGGGAATCAGCCAGCGATCGTACATTCAGGATACCGATTTTGAGGTGTACCGTAAACTGATGGATGTCAACTTTTTCAGTACGGTTGCGCTGACCAAAGCGATTCTCCCGCATATGGTCGCACAAAAAAGCGGGCATTTCGTGGTGATCAGCAGCGTGGCCGGGAAGATCGGCACCATCATGCGCTCTGGCTACAATGCCGCCAAACACGCCGTCATAGGCTTTTACGATTCACTGCGTGCTGAGGGCTACAAAGACAATATCCAGGTTACGACCGTGTTGCCGGGTTATATCAAAACAAACATTTCCCTCAATGCGCTGAATGCAGCCGGGGATAAGTTTGGTAAAATGGACCGCAATCAGCAAAACGGCATTCCGGCAGAAGAATGTGCCGAGCGTATTCTTCAGGCGGTCAAAAACAACAAAAGGGAAATCTACATCGGCGGGTTCCGCGAAGTAGCCGGACTGTACATGAAACGCTTTTTCCCTGGCTTCGTCTTCAATCAGGTCAGGAAAGACGTACCCGAGTAA